A single region of the Lotus japonicus ecotype B-129 chromosome 4, LjGifu_v1.2 genome encodes:
- the LOC130712471 gene encoding uncharacterized protein LOC130712471, with product MAICKKFGYPDLFITMTCNTNWAEIKNFVKARGQRDDERPDILCRVFKMRLDQLMTDLKKEKVFGYTDADIDMAISAELPDPDLYPEDRTIIAEDGYPRYRRRRNDVKIQKNGIEIDNTDVVPYNPFLLMRYKAHINVEYCNKTNAIKYLPPCEAIWRIHGFFIHSKWPSDYTLEFHLPNDQSGRIWTLRKQGVSIGRLRYIPPDSEELFYMRVLLTIQRGYTSFESIRTIKRVLYNSYQAACDALGLLTDDKENVDGITEAKNLDATSWRRCILYERRRSLSMPDLRIESDELQNLCLVEIEKLLNNNGRFVTEFEDFEHPDNAEFSNYENKFIVDELNYDKAAQAKKHLSMLNSLNADQREQGSLRAKLLQQTRLIIWDDAPMLNRYCFEALDRTLRDLLAVNDLANADKPFGGIVVVLGGDFSVLKLSQNMRLTTSATSEDDLEEIREFADWILKIGDSCSQTNESGEYEVTIPDELLIKESGDPLQDFAYPELLTNLENTKFFEEQAILCPTLDGVQMVNDYILSTIPGHETEYLSADKTCISDEDADVPGLCNGTRLNVKELLPNVIGATIITGTNAREDI from the exons ATGGCGATATGTAAAAAATTTGGATACCCTGATTTGTTTATCACGATGACATGCAACACAAATTGGGCGGAGATAAAAAACTTTGTTAAGGCTAGAGGCCAAAGAGATGATGAGAGGCCAGATATCCTTTGTAGAGTCTTCAAGATGAGGCTAGATCAACTTATGACTGATTTGAAGAAGGAAAAAGTGTTTGGATACACTGATGCAG ATATTGACATGGCTATCTCAGCTGAATTGCCAGATCCAGATCTTTATCCGGA GGACCGCACAATCATAGCTGAAGATGGATATCCAAGATATAGGCGAAGAAGGAACGATGTGAAGATACAGAAGAACGGTATTGAGATTGACAACACAGATGTGGTTCCGTACAACCCCTTTCTTCTAATGAGGTACAAGGCCCATATCAATGTCGAGTACTGCAACAAGACAAATGCCATCAA GTACCTGCCTCCTTGTGAGGCAATTTGGAGGATACATGGATTCTTCATTCACAGCAAGTGGCCATCCGATTATACCTTGGAATTCCATCTTCCTAATGACCAGAGT GGAAGGATATGGACGTTGAGGAAACAAGGCGTTTCTATTGGTCGTCTTAGATATATTCCTCCAGACTCTGAAGAGCTGTTTTATATGCGAGTTCTACTTACAATACAAAGAGGATACACCAGTTTTGAAAGTATAAGGACCATTAAAAGGGTTCTATACAATTCTTACCAAGCAGCTTGCGATGCCTTGGGGTTGCTAACTGATGATAAAGAGAACGTTGATGGTATCACTGAAGCCA AAAACTTGGATGCTACTAGCTGGCGCCGCTGTATTCTCTATGAAAGAAGACGCAGTCTCAGTATGCCAG ATTTGCGTATTGAAAGTGATGAGCTTCAGAATCTTTGTTTAGTTGAAATAGAGAAATTGCTAAATAATAATGGAAGATTTGTTACAGAATTTGAAGATTTCGAACATCCAGACAATGCTGAATTTTCTAATTATGAGAATAAGTTCATTGTTGACGAATTGAACTACGACAAGGCTGCCCAAGCGAAGAAGCATTTGTCAATGTTAAACAGCCTGAATGCAGATCAAAGAGAG CAAGGGAGCCTTAGAGCCAAGCTTCTGCAGCAAACCAGGTTGATTATATGGGATGATGCGCCAATGCTTAATAG GTATTGTTTTGAAGCACTTGATCGAACCCTTCGTGATTTGTTGGCTGTAAATGATCTTGCAAATGCTGATAAGCCGTTTGGAGGAATTGTTGTTGTCCTCGGTGGCGACTTTAG TGTACTAAAGTTGTCTCAGAACATGAGATTAACGACTTCTGCAACATCTGAAGATGACTTGGAGGAAATAAGGGAGTTTGCAGATTGGATTCTCAAGATTGGGGACAGCTGTAGTCAAACTAATGAATCTGGTGAGTATGAAGTCACTATTCCAGATGAATTGCTTATTAAGGAATCAGGTGATCCTCTTCAAGATTTTGCATATCCGGAACTCCTTACAAACCTGGAAAATACTAAATTTTTTGAAGAACAAGCCATCTTATGCCCCACTTTAGATGGAGTTCAAATGGTGAATGATTATATCTTATCTACCATACCTGGCCATGAAACAGAGTATCTAAGTGCAGACAAAACATGTATTTCAGACGAGGATGCAGATGTTCCAG GGCTATGTAATGGAACAAGGCTAAATGTGAAGGAGTTGCTGCCAAATGTAATTGGTGCCACAATAATCACAGGAACTAATGCTCGGGAAGATATTTAG